The following DNA comes from Flexistipes sp..
CGGCCAGAAAAACAATACGGTTTACTACAACATAACTGCCGATAATACCACCCATTATCCCGCAAAGAAAAACTGCAAACAAAGCATTTCTTATAAAATCCAGCTGAATAAGATCAATCAACCACCGCCCCCTATTTTTCCATATGCGTAAAATCATCGCTGAAATACTTGCCGAAGGAACATACATGTTCATCGTGCGTACCGTATAAAATTTCCACCATTTCTTTAGTAAGAACCGGCTCAGAGTTATAATATAAAAATCTGTTTACACAGGCCACTCTGTTAATTTTTGTTGCAATAACATTGATATTATGGCTCACCAGAATGATTGTTTTTTCTCTGCTCAGCTCTTCAAGAAATGTGAAAAAACAAAATTTACCGTAAGGGTCAATATTTGAGGTCGGCTCGTCCAGTATAATCAAGTCCGGGTCAGACAAAAGTGCTCTGGCAACCAGAACCCGTTGGCGCTGACCACCTGAAAGATCATGAATTTGTTTGTCAGAATATTCGCTCATATCAACTTTATCAAGGGTTTCCAAAGCCCGGCTCTTATCCGTTTCAGTATATTTAAAATTAAGCAGTTTTTTCTTTGTAAGCCCCATTAAAACACTTTCCATAACAGAAAGAGGAAAGTTTTTATTTATGTATGAATATTGGGGAACATAACCTATATTTTTACTATGTCTACCCGGCTTCTCTCCAAATACTTTTATACTGCCTTTATCAGGTTTTATCAATCCGAGAATCAATTTTAACAGGGTTGTCTTTCCGCCTCCGTTGGGTCCCAATACAGCCAGAAAGTCACCTTTGGAAACTTTCAAACTGACATTTTCCAAAACAGGGTCTTTT
Coding sequences within:
- a CDS encoding metal ABC transporter ATP-binding protein, which translates into the protein MAIIEINDVSFAYEKDPVLENVSLKVSKGDFLAVLGPNGGGKTTLLKLILGLIKPDKGSIKVFGEKPGRHSKNIGYVPQYSYINKNFPLSVMESVLMGLTKKKLLNFKYTETDKSRALETLDKVDMSEYSDKQIHDLSGGQRQRVLVARALLSDPDLIILDEPTSNIDPYGKFCFFTFLEELSREKTIILVSHNINVIATKINRVACVNRFLYYNSEPVLTKEMVEILYGTHDEHVCSFGKYFSDDFTHMEK